From one Lotus japonicus ecotype B-129 chromosome 3, LjGifu_v1.2 genomic stretch:
- the LOC130746812 gene encoding squamosa promoter-binding-like protein 3 isoform X1 produces MEHFVVLTSSFPFSSASFCLLLFSPHIIPLSNQLQPTIDTSLLPLHMDGSEAKAMRSDKVQQVTMNDQNGYQEVDKKKKGKGSGSSGGGGSITRCCQAEKCNADLHDAKQYHRRHKVCEYHAKAQVVLVGGTRQRFCQQCSRFGEVRLLCFLFHELGEFDDTKRSCRRRLAGHNERRRKNSESQAAAEGSSRKGMKDNPIQENAAAYKHFQINMSSA; encoded by the exons ATGGAGCACTTTGTGGTCCTCACTTCCTCATTCCCCTTCTCCTCTGCATCTTTctgtcttcttcttttttctcctcATATAATTCCACTCTCAAACCAGTTGCAACCAACCATTGATACCTCTCTTTTGCCTCTGCACATGGACGGGTCGGAAGCAAAGGCTATGAGGAGCGACAAGGTGCAGCAGGTGACGATGAACGACCAGAACGGGTACCAGGAGGtagataagaagaagaaagggaaaGGCTCTggtagtagtggtggtggtggtagtatcACACGGTGTTGTCAAGCGGAGAAGTGCAACGCGGATCTTCACGACGCGAAGCAGTATCACAGGAGGCACAAGGTGTGTGAGTATCATGCTAAGGCTCAGGTGGTGCTTGTGGGCGGCACACGACAACGGTTCTGTCAGCAATGTAGCAGGTTTGGGGAGGTTCGACTTTTGTGTTTTCT GTTCCATGAGTTAGGTGAATTTGATGACACAAAAAGAAGTTGCCGCAGGCGTTTGGCAGGACACAATGAACGGCGAAGAAAGAACTCTGAGTCTCAGGCTGCTGCAGAAGGATCAAGCCGCAAAGGGATGAAGGACAATCCAATCCAAGAAAATGCAGCAGCTTACAAACATTTCCAGATAAACATGAGTTCTGCTTAA
- the LOC130746812 gene encoding squamosa promoter-binding-like protein 3 isoform X2: MEHFVVLTSSFPFSSASFCLLLFSPHIIPLSNQLQPTIDTSLLPLHMDGSEAKAMRSDKVQQVTMNDQNGYQEVDKKKKGKGSGSSGGGGSITRCCQAEKCNADLHDAKQYHRRHKVCEYHAKAQVVLVGGTRQRFCQQCSRFHELGEFDDTKRSCRRRLAGHNERRRKNSESQAAAEGSSRKGMKDNPIQENAAAYKHFQINMSSA, encoded by the exons ATGGAGCACTTTGTGGTCCTCACTTCCTCATTCCCCTTCTCCTCTGCATCTTTctgtcttcttcttttttctcctcATATAATTCCACTCTCAAACCAGTTGCAACCAACCATTGATACCTCTCTTTTGCCTCTGCACATGGACGGGTCGGAAGCAAAGGCTATGAGGAGCGACAAGGTGCAGCAGGTGACGATGAACGACCAGAACGGGTACCAGGAGGtagataagaagaagaaagggaaaGGCTCTggtagtagtggtggtggtggtagtatcACACGGTGTTGTCAAGCGGAGAAGTGCAACGCGGATCTTCACGACGCGAAGCAGTATCACAGGAGGCACAAGGTGTGTGAGTATCATGCTAAGGCTCAGGTGGTGCTTGTGGGCGGCACACGACAACGGTTCTGTCAGCAATGTAGCAG GTTCCATGAGTTAGGTGAATTTGATGACACAAAAAGAAGTTGCCGCAGGCGTTTGGCAGGACACAATGAACGGCGAAGAAAGAACTCTGAGTCTCAGGCTGCTGCAGAAGGATCAAGCCGCAAAGGGATGAAGGACAATCCAATCCAAGAAAATGCAGCAGCTTACAAACATTTCCAGATAAACATGAGTTCTGCTTAA